In Synechococcus sp. KORDI-100, a single window of DNA contains:
- a CDS encoding DUF3727 domain-containing protein yields MRDSGPSGSGDVPTVLVRDAEGRDLLCFLEQLIPLDGSDYALLTPVDTPVSLFRLKDGDEPEPITTITSSEPILSVADVVLQEHDLTLVRSAVTLTVSGELDEPDPEDLEDEEEDEADEESETYELLVSFMVEKGEYGLYIPLDPFFVVARMVDGQAELVEGEDFDRIQPRIEAELDEREWPD; encoded by the coding sequence ATGCGCGATTCAGGGCCCAGTGGCAGTGGCGACGTTCCGACCGTGCTGGTCCGTGATGCGGAAGGCCGTGATCTGCTCTGTTTCCTTGAGCAGCTCATTCCTCTCGATGGCAGCGACTACGCCCTGCTGACCCCCGTGGACACGCCGGTGTCCCTGTTCCGCCTCAAGGATGGTGATGAGCCGGAACCGATCACCACCATCACCAGCAGTGAACCGATCCTTTCGGTGGCGGATGTGGTGCTGCAGGAACATGACCTCACCCTGGTGCGTTCGGCGGTGACGCTGACGGTGAGCGGAGAGCTGGATGAACCCGATCCGGAGGATCTGGAGGATGAGGAAGAGGATGAGGCGGACGAGGAATCGGAGACCTACGAGTTGCTGGTGAGTTTCATGGTGGAGAAGGGGGAATACGGTCTTTACATCCCTCTCGATCCCTTCTTCGTTGTGGCTCGCATGGTCGATGGACAGGCGGAGCTGGTGGAGGGTGAGGATTTTGATCGGATTCAGCCCCGCATCGAGGCGGAACTGGATGAACGCGAATGGCCGGATTGA
- a CDS encoding thylakoid membrane photosystem I accumulation factor, with the protein MAFLVSALISVCLSLLLLASPVGAARDSNSYDGNIYALYAGNGSLVPPAGTLADALEAGRTSVLVFYLDDSADCKRFAPVVSELQRLWLRNIELLPLTIDPLQGRRPNGPQDPATYWKGEIPQVVVIGPDGYVLLDRAGQVPLDVINEAISQATGLPAPELQAVNPGGNFNEVNIEVEVVPG; encoded by the coding sequence ATGGCCTTTCTGGTCTCTGCACTGATCAGTGTTTGTCTGTCCCTGTTGCTGCTGGCCTCTCCGGTTGGCGCTGCTCGGGACAGCAACAGTTACGACGGCAATATCTACGCGTTGTACGCGGGCAATGGATCGCTGGTTCCACCGGCTGGGACCCTCGCTGATGCACTCGAGGCCGGACGGACCAGTGTGCTGGTGTTTTATCTGGATGACAGTGCCGACTGCAAACGCTTTGCCCCAGTGGTGTCTGAGTTGCAGCGGCTGTGGCTCCGCAACATCGAGTTGTTGCCTTTGACGATTGACCCCCTACAGGGGCGTCGCCCGAATGGCCCGCAGGATCCCGCCACCTATTGGAAGGGAGAAATTCCGCAGGTGGTGGTGATCGGACCGGATGGATACGTCCTGCTCGACCGGGCTGGGCAGGTGCCTCTCGACGTCATCAATGAGGCCATCAGCCAAGCCACAGGGTTGCCTGCCCCAGAGCTGCAAGCTGTCAATCCAGGTGGCAACTTCAACGAAGTGAACATTGAGGTGGAGGTGGTCCCTGGCTGA
- a CDS encoding F420-0:Gamma-glutamyl ligase — MILLLLLGLAVAWIELRHRLRPASPLTMRAFDWTVVPLGSEVRVLGVLEISNPHRRMEVFVPELRVDPVLLGKAAPSQLQVTTSIEADHPDEDSRADGYWAAYIVKGRKSTRARVTITLRDPSGTNPLDRFDSLWADVHWINYGPFGRLARRQGLLVSLKRPQPLSAANAEFRVGDGCRVLPLRTHLLGSLDDPIDVLRTYASDLLQPGDVLTIGETPVAVIQSRYRHPSEVQPGMVARLLCRVFHPTSSLATACGLQTLIDLVGPTRVLVAWIAGLLLKLVGIPGGFYRLAGDQARLIDDITGTTPPYDQTIVLGPDEPEALCYRAAMELGVAVAIVDVNDLGRVKVLASSRGCDEELLQRALRPNPAGNANERTPLVLVRPGIA; from the coding sequence CTGATCCTCCTGCTCCTGCTCGGCCTTGCCGTGGCCTGGATTGAGCTGCGCCATCGCCTGCGGCCCGCTTCGCCCCTCACCATGCGCGCGTTCGACTGGACGGTGGTGCCCCTCGGCAGCGAGGTGCGCGTCTTGGGTGTGCTGGAGATCAGCAATCCCCATCGCCGTATGGAGGTGTTCGTGCCGGAACTGCGGGTGGATCCTGTTTTGTTGGGCAAGGCGGCTCCAAGCCAGCTTCAGGTGACGACATCCATCGAGGCAGACCACCCCGATGAGGACAGCAGGGCAGATGGTTACTGGGCTGCCTACATCGTGAAAGGTCGCAAGTCGACCCGCGCCAGAGTCACCATCACCCTTCGTGATCCATCTGGGACGAATCCACTGGATCGATTCGACAGCCTCTGGGCTGATGTGCACTGGATCAATTACGGGCCGTTCGGACGTCTCGCGCGTCGTCAGGGGCTTCTCGTTTCGCTCAAACGGCCGCAGCCGCTGTCAGCCGCAAACGCCGAGTTCCGCGTCGGTGACGGATGTCGGGTTCTGCCCCTGCGTACCCATCTGCTCGGCTCCCTTGATGATCCGATCGACGTTCTTCGGACCTACGCCTCCGATCTTCTCCAGCCTGGAGATGTCCTCACGATCGGTGAGACGCCGGTGGCTGTGATTCAGAGCCGTTACCGCCACCCGAGCGAAGTGCAGCCGGGAATGGTGGCGCGCCTTCTCTGTCGGGTGTTTCATCCCACCAGCAGCCTCGCCACGGCCTGCGGCTTGCAAACCCTGATCGACCTTGTTGGCCCCACCCGCGTTCTCGTTGCCTGGATCGCTGGCCTGTTGCTCAAGTTGGTGGGGATTCCCGGGGGCTTCTACCGGCTGGCGGGAGATCAGGCCCGTCTCATCGACGACATCACCGGCACCACGCCTCCCTACGACCAGACGATCGTTCTCGGCCCGGATGAGCCGGAGGCTCTCTGTTACAGAGCGGCGATGGAGCTTGGGGTTGCCGTTGCGATTGTTGACGTCAACGATCTCGGTCGCGTCAAGGTGCTGGCCTCCAGCCGCGGTTGCGATGAGGAGCTTCTGCAGCGTGCACTGCGTCCGAATCCAGCCGGCAATGCCAATGAACGAACCCCTCTTGTGCTCGTCCGCCCCGGCATTGCCTGA
- the ruvX gene encoding Holliday junction resolvase RuvX, whose translation MQAPCSVLSLDVGRRRIGLAGCDPLGITVTPLPPLHRGRFQEDFEVLVAHCTNRLVRGLVVGLPLDAAGAPTAQAVHCRRYGLRLAAALKLPLAWVNEHSSTWAAGERHGLSGDRSGRLDSAAAALLLEQWLREGPSLKPVDSAAPTPGVEFDHGGS comes from the coding sequence TTGCAGGCTCCTTGTTCCGTTCTCAGCCTCGATGTTGGCCGTCGCAGGATTGGCTTGGCCGGATGCGATCCGCTTGGAATCACGGTGACGCCGTTGCCGCCGTTGCATCGCGGCCGCTTCCAGGAGGATTTTGAAGTGCTGGTGGCCCATTGCACGAACCGACTGGTGCGGGGTCTGGTGGTTGGGCTTCCCCTTGATGCCGCTGGAGCTCCGACGGCTCAGGCCGTTCACTGTCGCCGTTATGGACTTCGGCTCGCTGCAGCGTTGAAGCTGCCCCTGGCCTGGGTGAACGAGCACAGCAGCACCTGGGCAGCAGGGGAACGCCATGGATTGTCAGGTGATCGCAGCGGCCGCCTCGACAGTGCTGCTGCCGCCCTTCTGCTGGAACAGTGGCTACGCGAAGGCCCTTCCCTCAAACCGGTCGATTCGGCGGCCCCTACCCCGGGCGTGGAATTCGATCATGGTGGATCCTGA